GGAATTACCGGAGGCTCTCGGTAAGTATCTGGTCGGCGGGAGCCCTCCTCCGCATGCCGTAGGCTTGTGGGGTTGGGCGCCCGTCGCCCTGACCGACTTACTACGCCGTAGGTCCCCGCACCGCACCCGTCCCGCCACTGAGTGGGGAGAGGGATGGCGCATACAGGAAACCCCGGCGAGAGAGGCCGAAGGCCAATTCATGACCATGACTGATCCCATCGCAGACATGCTCACGCGTCTGCGTAACGCAAACTCGGCGTACCACGACACCGTCGTGATGCCGCACAGCAAGATCAAGTCGCACATCGCGGAGATCCTCCAGCAGGAGGGCTTCATCACCGGCTGGAAGGTCGAGGACGCCGAGGTCGGCAAGAACCTCGTCCTGGAGCTGAAGTTCGGCCCGAACCGCGAGCGTTCGATCGCCGGCATCAAGCGCATCTCCAAGCCGGGTCTGCGCGTGTACGCGAAGTCCACCAACCTGCCGAAGGTTCTCGGCGGCCTGGGCGTGGCGATCATCTCCACGTCCCACGGTCTCCTGACCGGTCAGCAGGCAGGCAAGAAGGGCGTAGGTGGGGAAGTCCTCGCCTACGTCTGGTAGTCGGGAAAGGAAGGAAAGCTCATGTCGCGAATCGGCAAGCTCCCCATCCAGGTTCCCGCCGGTGTGGACGTCACCATCGATGGCCGTACGGTCGCCGTGAAGGGCCCCAAGGGTTCCCTCTCCCACACCGTTGCCGCCCCGATCGAGATCGTTAAGGGCGAGGAAGGCGTTCTGAACGTCACCCGTCCCAACGACGAGCGTCAGAACAAGGCCCTGCACGGCCTGTCCCGCACGCTGGTGGCGAACATGATCACCGGCGTGACCCAGGGTTACGTCAAGGCGCTCGAGATCAGCGGTGTCGGTTACCGCGTCGCCGCGAAGGGCTCCAACCTGGAGTTCCAGCTCGGCTACAGCCACTCGATCCTGGTGGAGGCGCCCGAGGGCATCTCCTTCAAGGTCGAGTCGCCGACCAAGTTCTCGGTCGAGGGTATCGACAAGCAGAAGGTCGGCGAGGTCGCCGCAAACATCCGCAAGCTGCGGAAGCCCGACCCGTACAAGGCCAAGGGTGTCAAGTACGCCGGCGAGGTCATCCGCCGCAAGGTCGGAAAGGCGGGTAAGTAAGCCATGGCATACGGTGTAAAGATTGCCAAGGGTGACGCGTACAAGCGCGCCGCCATCAAGCGCCGCCACATCCGCGTCCGCAAGCACGTCTCCGGCACGCCGGTACGTCCGCGCCTGGTCGTGACGCGCTCCAACCGCAACATCGTTGCGCAGGTCATCGACGACATCGCGGGCCACACGCTCGCGTCGGCGTCGACCCTGGACACCTCGATTCGTGGTGGCGAGGGTGACAAGAGCGCCCAGGCCAAGCAGGTCGGCGCGCTTGTCGCCGAGCGTGCGAAGGCTGCCGGCGTCGAGACCGTCGTGTTCGACCGTGGTGGCAACAGGTACGCCGGGCGCATTGCCGCTCTGGCTGACGCCGCCCGCGAAGCCGGGCTGAAGTTCTAAGCCCCGGTTCCGGGACTAACGGACGTAACAGAGAGAGGTAAATCCAATGGCTGGACCCCAGCGCCGCGGAAGCGGTGCCGGTGGCGGCGAGCGGCGGGACCGGAAGGGTCGCGACGGTGGCGCTGCCGCCGAGAAGACCGCTTATGTTGAGCGCGTTGTCGCGATCAACCGCGTTGCCAAGGTTGTCAAGGGTGGTCGCCGCTTCAGCTTCACCGCGCTGGTCGTGGTGGGCGACGGTGACGGCACCGTAGGTGTCGGATACGGCAAGGCCAAGGAAGTTCCCGCGGCCATCGCCAAGGGCGTTGAAGAGGCCAAGAAGAACTTCTTCAAGGTTCCGCGTATCCAGGGCACCATCCCGCACCCGATCACGGGCGAGAAGGCCGCGGGCGTCGTCCTGCTCAAGCCTGCTTCCCCCGGTACCGGCGTTATCGCCGGTGGCCCGGTGCGTGCGGTGCTCGAGTGCGCCGGCGTTCACGACATCCTGTCGAAGTCGCTCGGCTCGTCCAACGCGATCAACATCGTGCACGCGACCGTGGCGGCCCTCCAGGGCCTGCAGCGTCCCGAGGAGATCGCGGCTCGCCGTGGTCTGCCCCTCGAGGACGTCGCCCCCGCGGCTCTGCTTCGTGCACGTGCGGGAGCGGGTGCGTAATGTCCCGTCT
The Streptomyces lunaelactis genome window above contains:
- the rpsH gene encoding 30S ribosomal protein S8, which encodes MTMTDPIADMLTRLRNANSAYHDTVVMPHSKIKSHIAEILQQEGFITGWKVEDAEVGKNLVLELKFGPNRERSIAGIKRISKPGLRVYAKSTNLPKVLGGLGVAIISTSHGLLTGQQAGKKGVGGEVLAYVW
- the rplR gene encoding 50S ribosomal protein L18; the encoded protein is MAYGVKIAKGDAYKRAAIKRRHIRVRKHVSGTPVRPRLVVTRSNRNIVAQVIDDIAGHTLASASTLDTSIRGGEGDKSAQAKQVGALVAERAKAAGVETVVFDRGGNRYAGRIAALADAAREAGLKF
- the rplF gene encoding 50S ribosomal protein L6, translating into MSRIGKLPIQVPAGVDVTIDGRTVAVKGPKGSLSHTVAAPIEIVKGEEGVLNVTRPNDERQNKALHGLSRTLVANMITGVTQGYVKALEISGVGYRVAAKGSNLEFQLGYSHSILVEAPEGISFKVESPTKFSVEGIDKQKVGEVAANIRKLRKPDPYKAKGVKYAGEVIRRKVGKAGK
- the rpsE gene encoding 30S ribosomal protein S5; translated protein: MAGPQRRGSGAGGGERRDRKGRDGGAAAEKTAYVERVVAINRVAKVVKGGRRFSFTALVVVGDGDGTVGVGYGKAKEVPAAIAKGVEEAKKNFFKVPRIQGTIPHPITGEKAAGVVLLKPASPGTGVIAGGPVRAVLECAGVHDILSKSLGSSNAINIVHATVAALQGLQRPEEIAARRGLPLEDVAPAALLRARAGAGA